The Primulina eburnea isolate SZY01 unplaced genomic scaffold, ASM2296580v1 ctg739_ERROPOS11973397, whole genome shotgun sequence sequence ttctgagaattattaAAAAGTTTTAGCAACGTATTTTACTCTAGTAATATAAATATTGATCTCACGTTACTTGTTGCATGCTTTGGAAGTCAAGATTAATTCCTTACTTTTATTTTAGGTATTCTCGTGAAACTTTGCGCCTTTGATCAAGTTCCCAAAGTACCAAAAAAAGAATAAAGTTGCATTACAAAGGCAAAAGAATCGAGTGCAAAGAGAATGAATACTGGTGGAGGAGGAAAATTACTTCAATTGGTTTCAACTTTTGCGTGCAATGGGATtactaataaaatattttccgaATTAAACTTCAATTGtcataggcaaaaacttgtgtgaaacggtctaacaggtcgtattttgtgagacatatatcttatttgagtcatccatgaaaaaatattactttttatactaagagtattactttttattgtgaatatcggtgtggttgacccgtctcatagataaagatttgtgagatcgtgtagtgacccgttccagaatcacctactaatcaagaaactaagcatgcaaataacttaattaataataatcagagataacagcggaaaactgtcaccaaaagatagttatacaacccaatcgaaaatccagaacaactcaactaaactgaaatatacggtacaaccatatcgaaacaaaaagataccgaagaactaaaccaaccagctactcaacgtcctcctcctcctcctcctgagctgtccaacctgaggcctgccccgtgggaatggggtgtccaagataaacaaaaccgaggacgtgagcgataagaacgcccagtacaaaagcatgagtatacaaacctatatgaaatgcacatgctatgatatgataccagggtagtcaagaaataggagtcacaaaggatctcaaaatgctcagtctagaggcgccaagtagatagtgccgcgcggtactcctctgggtcactgcatccactacaagaacagacgtggacctaaaatgtcccggatcaccgaagccctccggacccgtcggccactgtgtattctcggtgtccatgcgtccacaagacaagacagggctgagcggccccacaagatatagcttatctcgaaagagatacagctcaacagtaaaggcctatctcgaaggagatacggctcaacatgaaatgcaacatgcatcataaagcgtgacataatagcatgcatcatatgacatatatcaatgcaccacataatcatgcaacacatataaggatgtatactcgaccaggatatcttggatagtactttcgtacctctatctcagcaagcctagccttacgcaacaccgctaatcaggtctagaacaagcctacgcatcaaaagcatacccaatgaacaatactaccatgctcgactagcaaaaccagtactaccaaaggtttagggtttaccttcgtccgtcgacagccctttgatgtcgattgcctcgtaactcaggcgtcgctacgttaccaatcctggcagctcttggctatcgctcgaccgacaactaaccctagaaaccttccaaacctctcaaatatgagacacaactcaagaatttgcaatgcaaaatgaggaaatccgagcactatttataggctatgttcggatccaccgaacccacttcggatcatccgaactcctacgtgtccatcggctcttgacacctcatgatcggatccaccgaacctacacttcggatcatccgaacttgcatgtaaactgacgtgtcgatcaactcttgacacctcatgatcggatccaccggacccacttcggatcgtccgaactcttcggtgctaccgaaccatcttcggtccatCCGATCATGACcgcggtcaaaattacacattaaaccttcttaatcaccattaatccgttaattacccaatttggaattcgggctactacagatcgtctcacaagagacctactcatttgTCATAACACCCTCGTAAAGGATCTTtcttcgaattttttttaagcGACATTTCTTCGATTTttcaataaagaaaaataataaaaaaaagagtCACTAACTCGAATGGTAAACCAAGAACCAACTTTGGACATGGTCGATGGACTCGATGAATTCAGGAATGACACTTtaattcttagtaaatcaaaattaattaatttgagaGACTAAAACTCGGTCTGGACAAGTGTTTATAAGAGTGTATTtgacaaaaaaattataaaatgttTTAAAAGTTGATGTTTTGATTTACATAATtgtctttatttttaaaaacaactcTCGATTGTtctttaaaaactatattaatgaacactttttaaaatatatttttttgtaaaaacgtTTTACAAAAATCTTATTCAAACACatactttaaatttttttcaatcGTAAAACactaaaaacatttttaaagtacttaatgactttcaaaatGTTGATGAAGCGAatgagatattttgggctcgactCGAGAGGATCAATCAGAAAGACAGCGCCATGTTAATTCAATCGCATTAAATTTTGTCTTGATAATAATTAAATGCATGCTAATTGACACAAGTCTTTGGGGGAAAGAATTCCAcacaataaattataaaaaaatattttattttattttatagaaAATCAATAGCCACATTCGAACGACGTTGAGATAGaatcatttgtttttttttaccaCAAAAAGAGTCATTGCATAGGCCCCATACTCTCTTCTAAAACCCATTAAAAGAATAAAATTGACCGAGCATTATATTTATGCAATCacaaaaatttgtttgagaaggttttacggatcgtatttgtgaaacagatatcttattagagttatccatgaaaaattattttttttatgctaacaatattactttttattgtgaatatgggtaaggttgactcgtctcacatattaggatCCATAAGATGGTCTCaaatgagacctactcttatgTAATTTGTAATATTCACAATATTCAATTttccatttgaaaaaaaatattgggAGTTCgtgatgtgtgtgtgtgtgtgtttaaatatatatatatatatatatatatatatatatatatatatatatatatattttttttttttttttaaataaatataattttatctaattggaaaaaaaattaaatattttagtttaCTTATCCTTAAGATACGGTTTTCATAAGAGttgttaatataaaaataaataatatcatttcgacattattaaataacattttcataaattaacgTTGGAGAGAGTGATTGGCTTAATAATATACTAataataacaattttttttttttgtggtcaAAGCTGCGTGCTAATGAAAGGTATAAAATGTGGAATTAATTAATACTTGTCAATTAcaacaataaataataaatttaaggTACCATGTCCCACCAGTCAAAGGAAATTATGCCATTCTAATTAAAATATGTGGTAATGTAATTAATTAAGACTTTATTTTTGCCTACAATCTCATAATAGTAGAATTATTATTATAGCAATCTCTGCAAGAGGATTAAGTgttttattattataagaaaaacttaaatgagactgtctcacggttaattttgtgagacgaatctatTACTTGATCCGACCTATTAATAAATGTTACTTTTCATTCAAGTATGGATCGAATCGACCCAACTCACAAGAAATCTATCCATTACTATATTTCGACATTAAAGAAACAATTAGTCTCTAAATGAACTAAAATTGGCTACGGAGGGTTGgaaggaaaataaaaaaaatatgaacaaaaataaataatcagaaTCACAAATGATAACATAAAAATCTACTTTTAATCAGATTAGGTTTCTTGGGATATGATCTAACGGATCTATATATGTGAGACGAATCGATTCGATCCACACTAATtaggaaaataatattttttcatgagctGGATCGAGTTAAAGAATTCGTCTAATAAAATTGACTCGTAAGATGTTGTCACTATAATTTTTGTGTTTCATTGATGTTATACGACTGCCGGCCGATCTCCGTCCGCCCGAGGAAACCTTAACTCGCCTCGGTTACCTACTTTTGGAAGGAGTCATATTTTCATCTTCCATTTGAAGAATCAAAATGTACATAGTAATTAATATTTGAAAGATACGTTTGAAGGCTAACTTGCATTCTGCTGAATCATCCTACTAATTTTTCTTTAATGCTCGGACCACTTGACACGTGATGATGTATGTATACATAAATAAgtttgttgtgttatttttttttacacacAAATAATAAGATATTTGAACTTAGATAGAATTTAAATTGATTTGTGTGCTCATATAttaatgatattattattattattatcattactattattattgaataaataatatataataaaataaaagtaaattTAGCATTGAATAAAAAGACATACAATGAGACCAGAGTTTCATGATAATTAGCttgaattataaaataaaaagtatgtctaatgtgagacgatctcaaagATATATATCCGTCAGATGAGTCGACCAAGTTCATAGATAGAgtgaaatataatatttttgacataaaaattgatatttttcatGCGACGAATTAAGTTGAAAATCTGGCTAACAAAATTGATCTGTGACAcaattctataaaaaaatttacttatAAAATATTGGTATAGTCATGAACTTTTACTTTGGTTAAAagtatattaatattttattttgatataatttatGCGGGAGTTATATATAAGAATCCTTTCTTTATAAACTACTTCTTATTTCTATCAATTcgtattttaatattatattcgatgatctatatatataataataataataataataataataataataataatacaatctgctGGCGTATTAGTGTTTCTTATATTCGTTCAGCATGCTAAATAAGTAGTACTTGTATGATATATAAATATAGAATTTTATATATTGTAACTATCATACCTATTTAAGTGAGCATCGATgaaagattatttatttattaaatgcataatttttttatttgttttatatttaataagTGAATGATatttcatatatatttatttgttttatatttaataagTGAATGATatttcatatatatttatatgtatataatataatataaatataaatatataaatgcactgcatttttatttataatctaTTCCTCTTCCCTAACTCCGAGACTTGACAAGGCGAAGAATATTAAAGCACTGGTTTAtagtagagagagagagaaaggGTAACGGACCAGAACACAAACGGCGTCGCGTCCGCTTGATCTATCTGCTGTGGAGGAATGAGATTGGCGGGGACTCCATGCTCCGGCGAGAGTTGCGGCGGAGGCGCGGTGGTAGTGGTCGGGGTGAAGCTCGATTCACGCAGCAGAGAATTACTGACTTGGGCGTTGGTGAAGGTTGCACAGGCCGGTGATCGCGTCATTGCTTTGCATGTCCTCGATCCAAGTACTGGTGAGTTATTTGAATCGAGGAACCTGGCATAGGGAATAACTTTttagcttcttttttttttcaagtcgCGTgtgttttttcttttctttttttactGGTGAGTATGGATTCTCGTTTACTTCTGTCAAATTTGAAGTTTGTTGATTGTGTGTTGCTCTTCGAATAACGATTATTTATTTAGCAGATAAGACAAGTCTGATTTCACTGGTGAAAACTTTCGATTCCGTGCTAGCTGCTTATGAAGGCTTCTGTAACCTGAAACAGGTCTCTCTGTTATAATAATctgtcttcttcttcttcttcttctcaatgaatttaatttaatatgtaTTTCTTTAGGTTTAATGTATTTCTTTGTGCTTTTTCCTGACTTGACTCCGAGATTTTCGTGATTCCATATATTTCCATGTAATTCTGTTCAGTAGGTACTGTGCTCCAAAATGTTTGATTTAAGTGGGGCCGAGAGGTGGAACCAATGCGTTTCTGTCCAATCTAGGAGTAGCTGGAAAGCCATTTTAGGCTGAACCAAAATCATCTTTTGTTCCTAATTATTTCGATTAACAATATGGATGATTCACCGATTGTGATAATAGTTTCTCAATTGcactttataaatattaaaaatttttgtAGGTGGATCTAAAGCTTAAGGTCTGTAGGGGATCACCGGTTCGAAAAATTCTCTCCCGAGAGGCAAAGTCATGTGGTGCAACTAGTTTAATTGTGGGTACTTCTGAGGTCCGTCACACAATTCGGTCGAGGATCTCTGTTGCCAAGTACTGCGCTAAGAATCTCCTAAATAATATATTAGTTGTTTGTGCTGATAATGGTAAGATTGTCTTTCAAAGCGAATCAGCTGCTTCTAAAGTTTTGGAATTCAGTAGTTGTGATGTTTCTGAATCAAGATCCAAAAGGAGAAGGACCACACCCCAAAGCCCTTTGAATTTACCACCCACTAGAGTTTTATCATCATCAAGTAGCAAAAATGCTGGAAGTTCCTTGGCTCTAGTACCCATTAAAACCCATAGAATACTCGAATCCACTTCTGGATGGGCATTGCTTCGAAATATTCGTCTACACAGACAAAAAATACCTGAAGCTGCTTCTAGGAAGTCATCAATATTGCAATGGATGTTTTTGAAACTACCTGGTCGACAATCTGTTGCGGCTATTTATCCAGATCAGAAACAGATTACTTCATCTCGTAAGAATGATTGTAGTTTAGAAATGGATCAAGAGGAGGAGGGTGCTATTGATGTGTCAGATGACACTTATTCTGTTGCTTTTTCCTCTAAGATTTTCTCACAACTCAAGGGTCTCGGCGAGAAATATTATACTACATGCCAATCATTTGGCTTCCAAGAACTCTTGCAAGCAACGAACAATTTTGCACGTGGTTTGTTCTCTCAAATTTCTATCATTATTTTAACTTCCCCTCATTCTTGGAAGTCTCATTAGTAACCTTTCCTTCATTATAGAAAATTTGATTGGAAAGGGGGGAAGCAGCGAGGTTTACAGAGGCTGTCTGCGAGGAGGCAAGGAGCTAGCTGTTAAAATTCTGAAGCCATCTGACGATGCATTGGAACAGTTTTTCGCTGAAATTAATATCATTACGTCCTTGCACCACAAAAACATAATCTCTTTAGTTGGCTTTTGTTTAGAGGATGACAGACTACTTCTGGTTTATGATCTTTTATCCAGAGGCAGCCTGGAGGACAACCTCCATGGTGTGTGCATCGTCTTCTTCCTGCGCTTTATTCTGATGCATCACCATCTTTTGTGCTAGAGAATGTCACTAACAACCATGGACTGTTGCAGGTACTCAAAAGTTTGGTAAATCATTTGGTTGGAAAGAGCGATATAAGGTTGCTTTAGGAGTTGCTGAGGCACTGGACCATCTGCATAATACGGCCGAGCCAATCATTCACAGAGATGTAAAGTCATCCAATATCCTTCTTTCAGATGATTTCGAGCCACAGGTGTGAATGGTCATTGACTTTTACTTTGTTTGCTATTCATCAGTGACATAATTTTGACGTGATTTTTTTCCATCCCTAAAACTCATTTGCCTTTACAGCTTGCTGATTTTGGGCTTGCGACGTGGGCTTCGCGTTCACATCATATTGGCGCCTCTGATGTTACTGGAACCTTTGGGCGAGTTTTCTATACCCACAGTGATTTCTAGTCATTTCCTAGTCGCTGGATTGAAGGATTTATTTGTCTACTTCGATTTTTATGACAGCTACCTGGCTCCTGAGTATTTTATGCATGGGAAACTGGACGAAAAAATTGATGTCTATGCATTTGGAGTTGTACTCCTTGAGCTTTTGTCAGGTAGAAAGCCAATTGATAATGGACATCCAACGGGCCAGGAAAGCTTGGTAATGTGGGTGAGTATTGTTTTTAAGACGAATGGAGATCCTCCCTTTTCGGTCCATTTAATATTGTTTGCTTGAAATATTAGTTGTATTGGATTTCTATGCAACCGTAACTGTGATATTTTCAGGCCAGACACATTTTGAAGAACGGAGATATTTCAGAACTGCGAGACCCCGACTTGGCCAGTAATTATGACATATGATCAAGTTGAGAAATTTGTCTCTGCTGCAACCCTTTGTATCAGAGATTCCCCACAATCTCGTCCTGAAATCAGCCTTGTAAGCATGTGTTAATAACACTGATGCAAACATATTTCATGTAGTAAAGTCCTCCAGGAGTTGTTTAGTTGAACTATTTGTGTTTTCTTCAAACAGATTCTCAAACTCCTTCGAGGTTCTCCGGAAGTTATTGAGTGGGCACACAGCGAGATCGATTCTTCGGAAGACGGAAATGGTATTCTCGGTGGACCTTCACCTACAAGCATCCAATCATTCCTCAATCTTGCCTTGCTTAATTTGTAAAACTAGTCGGATTCCATTAGCAGCACCGAGCAAAACATCTCGGTGGAGGATTACTTGGGTGGTAGATGGAGTCTATCAACAAGCTTCGACTGAATTCTGTTCTCACACATCATCTTCGAGATGTGTttcatttgtttgtttttatacaTTTGACACATCCCCACTTTGCTAGGTTTTGGATGAGAGGTATCAATGTTTCAACCTCCTCCTTGCCTCCCGGGCCATCCCCATACGAAGAGTATTTTCTTTGGTAGGTTGATGTAACATCTGTCGATATTGTTCGTTTACGTTCCAAAATTGTACAGCTGAGTTCACCATTTAGGTATTTATTACGGCCGAAAAAGGTGGCTATTACTCGAGTGAAATGTAATGGTAGGAAGTCTCCTTGTTTTTAAGAATAAACATGTGTTGAAGGATATTTCAATGTTCTGTTCCAGACAATTGAATTTCTGCGTCTCTCTTCGTTCACATGCGAATTATGATTTTGGAAATGGATTTGGGTTGTATGGATTTTATATTAGAGGATACGTTGACATAGTTATATGTAAAGAAACAGTGTTTACTTACGAGTTTGGATCGGTGTTCAAAGGCGTCCAGATATTATGTGGTCGCTCACATTTTCCATTTTTAAAAAGACAATGTCTCTGAGCATTACGTAAATCAGTCACCTAAGTTGCTCAAAATCCGTGGAACAGGCTGCTTAATTTAATGCataaatttgtttaatttttaatttttttaaagattatttggCTTATTTTCCCATCATTTTCAATTTATATGAGATGAAGATGAAGAATAAGTCATTGATTTTGAGTTTGAATATCATACAGATGAATTATTGAAGAAATATGAAGATGAACAAAAAGATTCGATATTTAGACTAAAAAAAAATGTCTTGATACTCGCGTTCTAAGTtctcatttattattttttagaacactgatttgaattgcacaaatattatgtatttgttattatgATTATGACTATTATCAAGAGATATTTTTAGGGTACATGTTATGTCTTATATTGAGACTAACGTCAAGTCCCAACAAAACAATAGAGTAACTAATGAATATAAAAggaaaattaatatttcatcCAATTTTAGGGGAGATTCTATGCTTTGGCTCCATGTGCAGTTTTAGCTATTATATGCATAGGCCTTGCATGTGAGGCTCTTTGGTGTGAAAAACATTTATTAATACTTGCATGAAATTGATAATGTGAGATAGAATTTATATATTTAACCTAAAAACTTTATTGTTGCGTTAGTTTTGActataaaaatagtaaaataaatgttttactTCTCCAAATGTTGGGTTTTTGGCTCCATTAGTGAGAATGATCCACCATTTTGACCCATCTTTCTAGGGGGAAATAATTGAGATGAGATTAAAAGTATTAATctaaggcaaaaatttgtgtgagacgatctcacgagtcgtattttgtgagacatatctcttatttgggtcatccatgaaaaattattactttttatgctaagaatattactttttattgtgaatatcgataggattgacccgtctcacaaataaagattcgtgagaccgtctcacaagagacatgcTCTTAATCtaattattcatttttaatttttctcatAATCTTTCATAATCTGACGGAACTCTTTTCTGCAATAACATGATGAAAAAGTTAAtattttcagttttttttttttaaaaaaagcaaaAGCAAAAGTACTCAATACTTAAATTTAGCATAATATTTTGTCCAATTCTTTTTTTAGTATAagatgttttgtaaaaataaattaacataataaaatttggttcaaaaaataaaatcaaaagcaAAAGTAcccaatatttaaatttagcataatattttgtccaattttttttagcataatatgttttataaaaataaattaacataataaaatttGGTTGGATTGGACTGGAAACGAGAATGAAACTTGGTACCACTCCGCGTTGTAAACTTTCGGCCCCTCCGGCTCTAAATATCCAACCCCCTTACCCTTTTGATTAATTTAACAATAAATTATGCATTACACATTCAAGAAAAATGAACCAAGTGTAGCTTTCCCAGCACTGCCACCCCTTGTTCTTCTCCTAACCACTTCCTTTTGTTTATGTTTTCTTTTATGTGAATCAAATGTTGAGTTGTCCGCAGGTGTGGGGTGGTGGGGGTCTTGTTCTGGTGCTTTTCTCGACGATTCTTGACGATTTGGAGCTATTTTATAGAATAACCCAGTTGGTGTAGGGATCCTTACAGTTGAAAGGCCGAGTCTTGAAGGTTTTTGGGTGAAATTTGGTTTATTTCATTGGACACTGAAGAATAGCTTTTTATTAGAGCCGGAGGCTAACTTTGCAGGAATGGTGTCGCGTGAAAGTGAGATTGATAGGAATAGGAAACTGTTGCTTGGAATAGGGTACTGGGTTCAGGGATTGAGATGCTTTCCATGGATGGGTGTCAATTTCTTTCTCAAAGATGGGTTGAAAATGGATCCCTCCACCCTGCAAATTCTTCAGAATTCAGCCAACTTTCCCATGGTTGCAAAACCCTTCTACGGCATACTCTCTGATTCACTCTACATCTTTGGCCAGCACCGTGTCCCATACATCGCCATTGGAGGTGTGcatttttcagttattttcatctTTTTTCTAGGATCATAATTAGGTTTGATTGTCTAAACTATAGCTTTAATATGTTTTCTTGTTAGCTGCA is a genomic window containing:
- the LOC140821894 gene encoding protein kinase STUNTED-like, encoding MRLAGTPCSGESCGGGAVVVVGVKLDSRSRELLTWALVKVAQAGDRVIALHVLDPSTADKTSLISLVKTFDSVLAAYEGFCNLKQVDLKLKVCRGSPVRKILSREAKSCGATSLIVGTSEVRHTIRSRISVAKYCAKNLLNNILVVCADNGKIVFQSESAASKVLEFSSCDVSESRSKRRRTTPQSPLNLPPTRVLSSSSSKNAGSSLALVPIKTHRILESTSGWALLRNIRLHRQKIPEAASRKSSILQWMFLKLPGRQSVAAIYPDQKQITSSRKNDCSLEMDQEEEGAIDVSDDTYSVAFSSKIFSQLKGLGEKYYTTCQSFGFQELLQATNNFARENLIGKGGSSEVYRGCLRGGKELAVKILKPSDDALEQFFAEINIITSLHHKNIISLVGFCLEDDRLLLVYDLLSRGSLEDNLHGTQKFGKSFGWKERYKVALGVAEALDHLHNTAEPIIHRDVKSSNILLSDDFEPQLADFGLATWASRSHHIGASDVTGTFGYLAPEYFMHGKLDEKIDVYAFGVVLLELLSGRKPIDNGHPTGQESLVMWARHILKNGDISELRDPDLASNYDI